The genomic window GGTTTACGCCTAGGCTGGGCTAGCTTAAGCAATGAACTCACACATCATTGTCAAAATACTTTTCAACGGGACAAATAACAAGTCTAGACCACTTTAGGGACCATATGGATTTTTGTGCTGAAGAAGTTTCTTGTATTGGACCTAACACTACCAAACAAATCTTACTATTTAGGGACTTCTTGACATAAAAAATAGTTCACGGTTTGACTATATTAAGTAGGGTGGAGCTAGAAAACAAATTTGATGGCGTTATCTCCATTACACTAGGTTCAACTTTCACAAAGAAACAACACTTGATGCTAATCTAGTGCACCCAATGTTCCTACCTAAACGTAAGATGTTTTGGCAGTTTAATTTGAACTGCCTAAACGTCTTACATTTAGAAACAGAGGTAAGTAAGATTTAGTGAAGGATCTCCAGAAGTCATTGGGGTCAGCTCATCCAGTCCAGGCAGCTCCGTCCCTTGGCGGAGCTAACAGTGCTAGCTTAACCAATGAATTTCGTTGTTTTCCTTTCTAACAAGCAATTGCAAGGAACGTTGTTACTGCATAGGGGCCACTGACATAATAGTTTTGGTATCAAATAAAAGGGGCCGAGCACAAACTTTGGAATATATGTCTAAAGAGTTTTGTATAGCTAAGTCGATGTATTGAGTTTCTAATGTCTTTCATGTTAAGATACGCGCACAACATGGAATCATAATTAGACAGGGCGGTTAACATCATCAACCAAGATATAAGAAAATTTTAAAGATATGCACGCGCAAATGAATTATATGAAGGAATTAAAATGCAGTTTAAGACTTCATTCAGTTGCATGGCACATATCAATTAATTCCACTTGATCAATAAAATGCTCAATGATCAATGAAGCTGACAAATCACTGTCCCTTTTTTTTGAGCAGACAACGGCAAGGTGGTGTGCAGAGCGAGCCCCTTCTCCTACACCTGCGATGTCTTCGGCGATGTCCGGACCAACGGCACGGCCCACACCGTCACCCTGGTGCCGGTCACGTCCCGGACAGAGCGCCGGGAGTGGAGCATCCAGGCCTACGCCCGCTTCAACATGACCGGCATCCCCAACGTCACGGTGACGCAGCTCGACTCGACGTCCGTGGCGTCCCCGGCGCCCGCGTGCACGGTCACGCACCGCGTCCCGGCCATCGTGCTCGCGCTCGGCGGCCACCTGGGCAACTACTTCCACGACTTCAGCGACGCGCTGGTGCCGCTGTTCGTGGCGTCGCGGCGGTACGGCGGCGAGGTCCAGCTCCTGGCCGGCAACATCCAGCCCTGGTGGCTCGGCAAGTACGAGGCCGTCGTGCGGCGGCTGACAAAGTACGAGGTCCTGGACCTCGACCACGACGACCAGATCCGGTGCTTCCGGCACGTCACCGTCGGCCTCAACATGCACAAGGAGTTCAACATCGTGCCGGAGCTGGTCCCCGGCGGCGTCCCGCTCTCCATGCTCAATTTCACCGCCTTCCTCCGCGAGACCTACTCCCTGCCGCGCGCCGCTCCCATCAGCCTGACTAATAACAAGAGCAGCCCGCCGGTGGACGACAACAAAAACAAGAAGCCGCGGCTGATGCTGCTCGACCGGGGCCACTACCGGAAGCTCGTCAACGTGCCGGAGATCGTCAAGGCGGCGGAGAAGGCCGGGTTCGAGGTGACCATAGCGGACCCGCGGTTCAACGTGCGCGTCAAGGAGCTGGCCCTCTCCGTGAACTCGTTCGACGTGCTGCTCGGCGTGCACGGCGCCGGCCTCACCAACTCGGCGTTCCTGCCGCCGGGGGCGGTGGTCATCCAGGTGGTGCCCTACGGCAAGCTGGAGCCGATGGCGCAGAGGGAGTTCGGCGACCCCGCGGCCAACATGGGGCTCCGGTACCTCGAGTACAGCATCTCGGTGGAGGAGAGCACGCTGCTGGAGACGCTGGGGCCGGACCACCCCGCCATCAAGGACCCCGATTCGGTCCACCGGAGCGGCTGGGACAAGGTCGCCGAGTACTACCTCGGCAAGCAGAACGTGCGCGTCGACGTCGAAAGGTTCGCGCCGACGCTCGCGCTCGCGCTCGACCATCTCCGGCGGCACTAGCTTAGGGTTACATGCCCGTGAGGGATGACGACACAGACCGTTTGTACATCCGCTAGCTGCAAAGGAGTTCACATTTTCCTTTTTGAGTATATAATGATGATTCGGGGCATTTTATGGCCACTGAATTTCGTGAAGAATACATATAGGAATTTGTTGGTGCTATATTGGTCGATTTACTTTACATAGTGAGTGAATCGAAACTTACCGAAATGGCGAAATGTTGGTACTTTCTTTTTGAAGAAAACAACGAGCTTTCTCGTCGATTTTCATTAGAGAAACCCCCCACAAGTTCTATAAATAAAGTATCATAACAAAGCAAAGGAAAGGCGCACATGCCAAACAGCTAAACGTAAACGTGCTAGAGAACGAGAAAAAAAAATAGACACGCTAGATCACTACTGCACGCAGGCAGAGTCAACCAGCAAGCACACCAGAAAGTTGTTATTTAAAGTAACACAGATCTCCCGGGAGCTTAAGGAATGATGCCCCGAGAACCATAAAAAAAAAACAATCCAGTCAATGATAACCTAGTATCAGCTGCAAATCTTTCTAGCAAGACGATTCCATCCATGAATAATGGAAAAGGTTTCTGTCTTGGCTTTTCTGCAACATGCTCCAAGATTTCAAAATCTAGCACAATTTGAAAACCACAGAAGATGGATCATTAAGAAATTTTCGATCAAAACAAGCGCTATTTCTAGTTTTTCAGATTGTCCATCATACAATGGCCCTCAACTAGTTAATTTGTCGATTAATTCCTACTCGTTGTGTCACCGAGTAGCTGATAAACTGATAAATCGgtcaattaatttattaaattgGTGATTAACTTGTGTATTAGTCTAGTAATTCCCTACTTGCCAGACaatcgagcagctaccagttaacgaatTCATCAACAATTAACTTAATAAACATACTAAAAACTTCATCCTATTTAATCCCCTATTCGCCAGACAATCAAGCAGCTGCCAGTTAACGAATTCATCAACAATGAACTTAATAGACACACTAAAAACTTCAGCCTATTTAATCCCCTACTTGCCAGACaatcgagcagctaccagttaacgatttcatCAATAATGAACTTAATAGACACACTAAAAACTTTAGTAGAAAGCATAACACTTCGTCCTGCCTAATTATACGAGGGGGCACACTGGAACTCATGTTGTGAGTTGTGAGAGCATCGCCATCTTAACACCGACGCTAGCCACCATGTCACATCCTACAGTCTTCACACATCGCCCAATTTGGTTTATAGAAAACAgagtgtttttttaaaaaaattgcattgTTGGTCAACTGATGGTTCTTGCTTTGATACATTATTCCCATGTGTGCACTATTGTGTATATTGGTTAGTACTAGTGGATTATAATTTAGAAATGGCCTGCTGCATGTGTGACTTTTTCTCTCTCTCATTTATGCACATCATTTAGCTAGGACAAAGTGACCTTAAACTGTtgaaacgtcttatatttagacaCAGACGTAGTATATCGATGAAAGTGCAAAAATCATTTTGGCGCCATGCGtgtgctgtaaaaaatagaaagtgCTGCATGCCTAATGATTAGCACCACGCGTTTGCAACCAGTCGTAATCTCGCCAGCTCTCTAATGCAGACTGCCTGTGGGCCAGGTTACTGCCAAATCCTGCAGTTCTTTTGGCAAAAAACTGTCAATCTGTCATTCGATTAGATAGGAACAACCCCTTTTTTAAGCAAAAATAGGGAAGGGAATCCAGCAGAACTAGCAAGGCATAATCGCCAGCTCTCGCATCAGACAAAACCCTACCCTCTTGGCCGTGGATTTATTAGCTTAATCACATTTGATTGGAAGCTGCTGCTTGGGGTCTACGAACCTGGGGAAGGGCCCATCCTTAACTAAACTAATCAGAGGATAAACTAGTACAGTACTGATTAAGCTAGCTTTCGCCcatatgcagaggccgggggttatccttcttttctaaaaaaaaaaaactGATTAAGCTAGCTTAACTAATCTGCCAGCTACAGTTGCGTCTTCTTAATACCGTTTGTATGGAATCCATGCACGTGCTATACATGATGATGGTCAGCGAGCACATGGCCAGCACGAGGATACC from Triticum aestivum cultivar Chinese Spring chromosome 3B, IWGSC CS RefSeq v2.1, whole genome shotgun sequence includes these protein-coding regions:
- the LOC123068271 gene encoding beta-1,2-xylosyltransferase XYXT1 isoform X2, whose product is MVSVDAKQAAPAAGGKGLMLGSWAQRHLNLCFVAGFLLVLLTYLVVSQQFAVTSPVAVPTTTTHRKHQAVKSPGAGEAGVGLTQGDRGGEGKAEAKSAQEQQHEQQPGPPKAEGRARGVGKRDDDGAAKPFDNGKVVCRASPFSYTCDVFGDVRTNGTAHTVTLVPVTSRTERREWSIQAYARFNMTGIPNVTVTQLDSTSVASPAPACTVTHRVPAIVLALGGHLGNYFHDFSDALVPLFVASRRYGGEVQLLAGNIQPWWLGKYEAVVRRLTKYEVLDLDHDDQIRCFRHVTVGLNMHKEFNIVPELVPGGVPLSMLNFTAFLRETYSLPRAAPISLTNNKSSPPVDDNKNKKPRLMLLDRGHYRKLVNVPEIVKAAEKAGFEVTIADPRFNVRVKELALSVNSFDVLLGVHGAGLTNSAFLPPGAVVIQVVPYGKLEPMAQREFGDPAANMGLRYLEYSISVEESTLLETLGPDHPAIKDPDSVHRSGWDKVAEYYLGKQNVRVDVERFAPTLALALDHLRRH
- the LOC123068271 gene encoding beta-1,2-xylosyltransferase XYXT1 isoform X1; this translates as MVSVDAKQAAPAAGGKGLMLGSWAQRHLNLCFVAGFLLVLLTYLVVSQQFAVTSPVAVPTTTTHRKHQAVKSPGAGEAGVGLTQGDRGGEGKAEAKSAQEQQHEQQPAGPPKAEGRARGVGKRDDDGAAKPFDNGKVVCRASPFSYTCDVFGDVRTNGTAHTVTLVPVTSRTERREWSIQAYARFNMTGIPNVTVTQLDSTSVASPAPACTVTHRVPAIVLALGGHLGNYFHDFSDALVPLFVASRRYGGEVQLLAGNIQPWWLGKYEAVVRRLTKYEVLDLDHDDQIRCFRHVTVGLNMHKEFNIVPELVPGGVPLSMLNFTAFLRETYSLPRAAPISLTNNKSSPPVDDNKNKKPRLMLLDRGHYRKLVNVPEIVKAAEKAGFEVTIADPRFNVRVKELALSVNSFDVLLGVHGAGLTNSAFLPPGAVVIQVVPYGKLEPMAQREFGDPAANMGLRYLEYSISVEESTLLETLGPDHPAIKDPDSVHRSGWDKVAEYYLGKQNVRVDVERFAPTLALALDHLRRH
- the LOC123068271 gene encoding beta-1,2-xylosyltransferase XYXT1 isoform X3 encodes the protein MVSVDAKQAAPAAGGKGLMLGSWAQRHLNLCFVAGFLLVLLTYLVVSQQFAVTSPVAVPTTTTHRKHQAVKSPGAGEAGLTQGDRGGEGKAEAKSAQEQQHEQQPAGPPKAEGRARGVGKRDDDGAAKPFDNGKVVCRASPFSYTCDVFGDVRTNGTAHTVTLVPVTSRTERREWSIQAYARFNMTGIPNVTVTQLDSTSVASPAPACTVTHRVPAIVLALGGHLGNYFHDFSDALVPLFVASRRYGGEVQLLAGNIQPWWLGKYEAVVRRLTKYEVLDLDHDDQIRCFRHVTVGLNMHKEFNIVPELVPGGVPLSMLNFTAFLRETYSLPRAAPISLTNNKSSPPVDDNKNKKPRLMLLDRGHYRKLVNVPEIVKAAEKAGFEVTIADPRFNVRVKELALSVNSFDVLLGVHGAGLTNSAFLPPGAVVIQVVPYGKLEPMAQREFGDPAANMGLRYLEYSISVEESTLLETLGPDHPAIKDPDSVHRSGWDKVAEYYLGKQNVRVDVERFAPTLALALDHLRRH
- the LOC123068271 gene encoding beta-1,2-xylosyltransferase XYXT1 isoform X4 → MVSVDAKQAAPAAGGKGLMLGSWAQRHLNLCFVAGFLLVLLTYLVVSQQFAVTSPVAVPTTTTHRKHQAVKSPGAGEAGLTQGDRGGEGKAEAKSAQEQQHEQQPGPPKAEGRARGVGKRDDDGAAKPFDNGKVVCRASPFSYTCDVFGDVRTNGTAHTVTLVPVTSRTERREWSIQAYARFNMTGIPNVTVTQLDSTSVASPAPACTVTHRVPAIVLALGGHLGNYFHDFSDALVPLFVASRRYGGEVQLLAGNIQPWWLGKYEAVVRRLTKYEVLDLDHDDQIRCFRHVTVGLNMHKEFNIVPELVPGGVPLSMLNFTAFLRETYSLPRAAPISLTNNKSSPPVDDNKNKKPRLMLLDRGHYRKLVNVPEIVKAAEKAGFEVTIADPRFNVRVKELALSVNSFDVLLGVHGAGLTNSAFLPPGAVVIQVVPYGKLEPMAQREFGDPAANMGLRYLEYSISVEESTLLETLGPDHPAIKDPDSVHRSGWDKVAEYYLGKQNVRVDVERFAPTLALALDHLRRH